One Salmo salar chromosome ssa01, Ssal_v3.1, whole genome shotgun sequence DNA window includes the following coding sequences:
- the LOC106609626 gene encoding rho GTPase-activating protein 17 isoform X3 produces the protein MKKQFNRMKQLANQTVGRAEKTEVLSDDLLQIERRMEMVRVVSHNTHKRMVTCLQGHIGTDAEKRHKKLPLTALSQAMVDGGSQLGEESLIGKMMEVCGEAENRLASELLQHEVQIEKDVLDPLNQLAEVDIPNILKQRKQLARLVLDYDSARARWLQATKSIISGTNTQALTAKADLLKEEVDEAMNKMELCKDQLAADMYNFFSKEGDYARYYVMLLEAQADYHRKSLTVLESVLPTIQAQQDSWTEKPAFGTGLEEHLKRSSREIALPLEACIMMLLETGMKEEGLFRIAAGTSKLKKLKAALDCSTSQLEEFYSDPHAVAGALKSYLRELPEPLMSFQLYDEWIQASSVPEPDKRLQALWVVCDQLPKNNKANLRYLVKFLSKLAQDSEVNKMTPSNIAIVLGPNLLWAKTEGTLAEMAAATSVHVVTIIEPIIQHADWFFPEDVEFNVSGMFAMPTPPSNHINHSMEYDCSTIERKRPGSMVGPENDTLRKDSSANKLSDHNTTPRRGSNMLGRKQHVSPAFLSPLPPVESPGPGQVTGCVAELQAPTEGMAMEGCQPSLALGMAALVAAQQLLATTVEGLSNPKRDPTSTQTLHQRNGSGGGHPGTAGPAGGGGAGGQLGVGGPGTGPMGPSPHMMSRGTKKPAPAPPKLLNPPSGQPSNLTNHNPSSGQSLSPSPRPLSSSSHSPTSPTLPTSQPSTTPRRHSNNQPSIQAPSHPPPQPPTPSQVSPPSQPRALSHPTGDNPGAEYSPTDTPTPPDTPPPSTVPQDIPSAHPASTLPFQSGSLPRPRPVPKPRNRPNIPPPPQPPTQGNDTNGICSTAYKIMG, from the exons ATTGAGCGGCGCATGGAGATGGTACGTGTGGTCTCCCACAACACACACAAGAGGATGGTCACGTGTCTGCAGGGCCACATTGGCACCGACGCAGAGAAGAGACAT AAAAAGCTTCCTCTGACAGCACTGTCTCAAGCCATGGTGGACGGAGGCAGTCAGCTGGGAGAGGAGTCTCTGATTGG GAAAATGATGGaggtgtgtggggaggcagaGAACAGGCTGGCGTCAGAGCTGCTGCAGCATGAGGTTCAGATAGAGAAAGACGTGCTAGACCCCCTCAACCAGCTAGCAGAG GTGGACATTCCCAACATCCTGAAACAGAGGAAGCAGCTAGCCAGGCTAGTTCTTGACTATGATTCTGCCAGAGCGAG GTGGTTGCAGGCAACCAAGTCGATAATCTCAGGAACAAACACTCAAGCACTGACGGCCAAGGCAGACCTGCTCAAAGAGGAGGTGGATGAAGCTATGAATAAAATGGAACTGTGCAAG gaTCAACTGGCTGCAGACATGTACAATTTCTTCTCAAAGGAAGGGGACTATGCCCGCTACTACGTAATG CTTTTAGAGGCCCAAGCTGATTACCATAGAAAATCTCTGACTGTCCTCGAGAGTGTCCTACCAACCATACAAGCACAGCAAG aCTCGTGGACAGAGAAGCCAGCGTTTGGGACGGGGCTGGAGGAGCATCTGAAGAGAAGCAGCAGAGAGATCGCTCTGCCCTTAGAGGCCTGCATCATGATGCTGCTGGAGACTGGCATgaaggaggag GGCCTCTTCAGGATCGCAGCAGGGACCTCAAAACTGAAGAAGCTCAAGGCTGCTCTGGACTGTTCCACCTCACAGCTGGAGGAGTTCTACTCGGACCCCCACGCTGTCGCTG GAGCCCTGAAGTCTTACCTGAGAGAACTGCCTGAACCTCTGATGAGCTTCCAGCTTTACGACGAGTGGATTCAGGCGTCTAG tgTTCCAGAGCCAGACAAGCGTCTGCAGGCCCTCTGGGTTGTGTGTGATCAATTACCAAAGAACAACAAAGCCAACCTAAG GTATCTGGTGAAGTTCCTGTCCAAGCTGGCTCAGGACAGTGAGGTCAACAAGATGACCCCTAGCAACATCGCCATTGTACTGGGACCAAACCTGCTGTGGGCCAAAACAGAGGg CACTCTAGCTGAGATGGCTGCTGCTACCTCTGTTCACGTGGTGACCATCATAGAACCCATCATACAACACGCTGACTGGTTCTTCCCTGAGG ATGTGGAGTTTAATGTATCAGGGATGTTCGCCATGCCCACTCCTCCTTCCAACCACATCAACCACTCTATGGAGTACGACTGTTCCACCATCGAGAGGAAGAGGCCTGGTAGCATGGTGGGGCCAGAGAACGATACCCTTCGCAAGGACAG ttCTGCTAACAAACTGTCGGACCATAACACCACCCCCCGTAGAGGCAGCAACATGTTAGGTAGAAAGCAGCATGTTTCACCCGCCTTCCTGTCCCCCTTACCCCCGGTGGAGTCCCCAGGGCCTGGGCAGGTCACAGGGTGTGTGGCTGAGCTCCAGGCCCCGACGGAGGGCATGGCTATGGAGGGCTGCCAGCCTAGCCTGGCACTGGGTATGGCTGCCCTGGTGGCAGCGCAGCAGCTTCTAGCTACTACTGTGGAGGGTCTCAG CAACCCAAAGCGTGACCCCACCTCCACCCAGACCCTTCATCAGAGGAACGGTTCAGGAGGGGGCCACCCGGGCACAGCCGGCCCAGCAGGAGGAGGTGGAGCAGGGGGACAGctgggagtgggaggccctgggaCCGGACCCATGGGGCCCAGTCCACACATGATGAGCAGAG GTACAAAGAAGCCAGCCCCTGCCCCTCCCAAGCTGCTCAACCCCCCTTCAGGCCAGCCCAGTAACCTCACCAACCACAACCCCTCCTCGGGCCAGTCCCTCAGCCCCTCCCCCAGACCCCTCTCTTCCTCAAGCCACTCCCCTACCTCCCCCACCCTGCCCACATCCCAGCCCTCCACCACCCCCCGCCGCCACTCCAACAACCAGCCCTCCATCCAGGCCCCCAGCCACCCACCCCCACAGCCCCCCACACCCTCACAGGTCAGCCCCCCGTCCCAACCCAGGGCCCTCAGCCATCCCACAGGAGACAACCCGGGGGCAGAATATTCTCCAACAGACACTCCCACCCCGCCTGACACACCTCCACCCTCCACCGTCCCCCAGGACATACCCAGTGCCCATCCAGCCTCCACCTTGCCCTTCCAGTCAGGCTCCCTCCCCCGACCACGCCCTGTCCCCAAACCCAGAAACAGGCCCAACATTCCTCCACCACCTCAGCCCCCCACACAGGGAAATGATACCAACGGGATCTGCAGCACAGCCTACAAAATCATGG GTTAA
- the LOC106609626 gene encoding rho GTPase-activating protein 17 isoform X2, whose amino-acid sequence MKKQFNRMKQLANQTVGRAEKTEVLSDDLLQIERRMEMVRVVSHNTHKRMVTCLQGHIGTDAEKRHKKLPLTALSQAMVDGGSQLGEESLIGKMMEVCGEAENRLASELLQHEVQIEKDVLDPLNQLAEVDIPNILKQRKQLARLVLDYDSARARWLQATKSIISGTNTQALTAKADLLKEEVDEAMNKMELCKDQLAADMYNFFSKEGDYARYYVMLLEAQADYHRKSLTVLESVLPTIQAQQDSWTEKPAFGTGLEEHLKRSSREIALPLEACIMMLLETGMKEEGLFRIAAGTSKLKKLKAALDCSTSQLEEFYSDPHAVAGALKSYLRELPEPLMSFQLYDEWIQASSVPEPDKRLQALWVVCDQLPKNNKANLRYLVKFLSKLAQDSEVNKMTPSNIAIVLGPNLLWAKTEGTLAEMAAATSVHVVTIIEPIIQHADWFFPEDVEFNVSGMFAMPTPPSNHINHSMEYDCSTIERKRPGSMVGPENDTLRKDSSANKLSDHNTTPRRGSNMLGRKQHVSPAFLSPLPPVESPGPGQVTGCVAELQAPTEGMAMEGCQPSLALGMAALVAAQQLLATTVEGLSNPKRDPTSTQTLHQRNGSGGGHPGTAGPAGGGGAGGQLGVGGPGTGPMGPSPHMMSRGTKKPAPAPPKLLNPPSGQPSNLTNHNPSSGQSLSPSPRPLSSSSHSPTSPTLPTSQPSTTPRRHSNNQPSIQAPSHPPPQPPTPSQVSPPSQPRALSHPTGDNPGAEYSPTDTPTPPDTPPPSTVPQDIPSAHPASTLPFQSGSLPRPRPVPKPRNRPNIPPPPQPPTQGNDTNGICSTAYKIMVLCPQVKEHL is encoded by the exons ATTGAGCGGCGCATGGAGATGGTACGTGTGGTCTCCCACAACACACACAAGAGGATGGTCACGTGTCTGCAGGGCCACATTGGCACCGACGCAGAGAAGAGACAT AAAAAGCTTCCTCTGACAGCACTGTCTCAAGCCATGGTGGACGGAGGCAGTCAGCTGGGAGAGGAGTCTCTGATTGG GAAAATGATGGaggtgtgtggggaggcagaGAACAGGCTGGCGTCAGAGCTGCTGCAGCATGAGGTTCAGATAGAGAAAGACGTGCTAGACCCCCTCAACCAGCTAGCAGAG GTGGACATTCCCAACATCCTGAAACAGAGGAAGCAGCTAGCCAGGCTAGTTCTTGACTATGATTCTGCCAGAGCGAG GTGGTTGCAGGCAACCAAGTCGATAATCTCAGGAACAAACACTCAAGCACTGACGGCCAAGGCAGACCTGCTCAAAGAGGAGGTGGATGAAGCTATGAATAAAATGGAACTGTGCAAG gaTCAACTGGCTGCAGACATGTACAATTTCTTCTCAAAGGAAGGGGACTATGCCCGCTACTACGTAATG CTTTTAGAGGCCCAAGCTGATTACCATAGAAAATCTCTGACTGTCCTCGAGAGTGTCCTACCAACCATACAAGCACAGCAAG aCTCGTGGACAGAGAAGCCAGCGTTTGGGACGGGGCTGGAGGAGCATCTGAAGAGAAGCAGCAGAGAGATCGCTCTGCCCTTAGAGGCCTGCATCATGATGCTGCTGGAGACTGGCATgaaggaggag GGCCTCTTCAGGATCGCAGCAGGGACCTCAAAACTGAAGAAGCTCAAGGCTGCTCTGGACTGTTCCACCTCACAGCTGGAGGAGTTCTACTCGGACCCCCACGCTGTCGCTG GAGCCCTGAAGTCTTACCTGAGAGAACTGCCTGAACCTCTGATGAGCTTCCAGCTTTACGACGAGTGGATTCAGGCGTCTAG tgTTCCAGAGCCAGACAAGCGTCTGCAGGCCCTCTGGGTTGTGTGTGATCAATTACCAAAGAACAACAAAGCCAACCTAAG GTATCTGGTGAAGTTCCTGTCCAAGCTGGCTCAGGACAGTGAGGTCAACAAGATGACCCCTAGCAACATCGCCATTGTACTGGGACCAAACCTGCTGTGGGCCAAAACAGAGGg CACTCTAGCTGAGATGGCTGCTGCTACCTCTGTTCACGTGGTGACCATCATAGAACCCATCATACAACACGCTGACTGGTTCTTCCCTGAGG ATGTGGAGTTTAATGTATCAGGGATGTTCGCCATGCCCACTCCTCCTTCCAACCACATCAACCACTCTATGGAGTACGACTGTTCCACCATCGAGAGGAAGAGGCCTGGTAGCATGGTGGGGCCAGAGAACGATACCCTTCGCAAGGACAG ttCTGCTAACAAACTGTCGGACCATAACACCACCCCCCGTAGAGGCAGCAACATGTTAGGTAGAAAGCAGCATGTTTCACCCGCCTTCCTGTCCCCCTTACCCCCGGTGGAGTCCCCAGGGCCTGGGCAGGTCACAGGGTGTGTGGCTGAGCTCCAGGCCCCGACGGAGGGCATGGCTATGGAGGGCTGCCAGCCTAGCCTGGCACTGGGTATGGCTGCCCTGGTGGCAGCGCAGCAGCTTCTAGCTACTACTGTGGAGGGTCTCAG CAACCCAAAGCGTGACCCCACCTCCACCCAGACCCTTCATCAGAGGAACGGTTCAGGAGGGGGCCACCCGGGCACAGCCGGCCCAGCAGGAGGAGGTGGAGCAGGGGGACAGctgggagtgggaggccctgggaCCGGACCCATGGGGCCCAGTCCACACATGATGAGCAGAG GTACAAAGAAGCCAGCCCCTGCCCCTCCCAAGCTGCTCAACCCCCCTTCAGGCCAGCCCAGTAACCTCACCAACCACAACCCCTCCTCGGGCCAGTCCCTCAGCCCCTCCCCCAGACCCCTCTCTTCCTCAAGCCACTCCCCTACCTCCCCCACCCTGCCCACATCCCAGCCCTCCACCACCCCCCGCCGCCACTCCAACAACCAGCCCTCCATCCAGGCCCCCAGCCACCCACCCCCACAGCCCCCCACACCCTCACAGGTCAGCCCCCCGTCCCAACCCAGGGCCCTCAGCCATCCCACAGGAGACAACCCGGGGGCAGAATATTCTCCAACAGACACTCCCACCCCGCCTGACACACCTCCACCCTCCACCGTCCCCCAGGACATACCCAGTGCCCATCCAGCCTCCACCTTGCCCTTCCAGTCAGGCTCCCTCCCCCGACCACGCCCTGTCCCCAAACCCAGAAACAGGCCCAACATTCCTCCACCACCTCAGCCCCCCACACAGGGAAATGATACCAACGGGATCTGCAGCACAGCCTACAAAATCATGG TCCTGTGTCCACAGGTTAAGGAGCATTTATGA
- the LOC106609626 gene encoding rho GTPase-activating protein 17 isoform X1 produces MKKQFNRMKQLANQTVGRAEKTEVLSDDLLQIERRMEMVRVVSHNTHKRMVTCLQGHIGTDAEKRHKKLPLTALSQAMVDGGSQLGEESLIGKMMEVCGEAENRLASELLQHEVQIEKDVLDPLNQLAEVDIPNILKQRKQLARLVLDYDSARARWLQATKSIISGTNTQALTAKADLLKEEVDEAMNKMELCKDQLAADMYNFFSKEGDYARYYVMLLEAQADYHRKSLTVLESVLPTIQAQQDSWTEKPAFGTGLEEHLKRSSREIALPLEACIMMLLETGMKEEGLFRIAAGTSKLKKLKAALDCSTSQLEEFYSDPHAVAGALKSYLRELPEPLMSFQLYDEWIQASSVPEPDKRLQALWVVCDQLPKNNKANLRYLVKFLSKLAQDSEVNKMTPSNIAIVLGPNLLWAKTEGTLAEMAAATSVHVVTIIEPIIQHADWFFPEDVEFNVSGMFAMPTPPSNHINHSMEYDCSTIERKRPGSMVGPENDTLRKDSSANKLSDHNTTPRRGSNMLGRKQHVSPAFLSPLPPVESPGPGQVTGCVAELQAPTEGMAMEGCQPSLALGMAALVAAQQLLATTVEGLSNPKRDPTSTQTLHQRNGSGGGHPGTAGPAGGGGAGGQLGVGGPGTGPMGPSPHMMSRGTKKPAPAPPKLLNPPSGQPSNLTNHNPSSGQSLSPSPRPLSSSSHSPTSPTLPTSQPSTTPRRHSNNQPSIQAPSHPPPQPPTPSQVSPPSQPRALSHPTGDNPGAEYSPTDTPTPPDTPPPSTVPQDIPSAHPASTLPFQSGSLPRPRPVPKPRNRPNIPPPPQPPTQGNDTNGICSTAYKIMDPALSLKGLTRAFVPEFAVDQQPVTAPSMAPMTSVPQPKDSDLDTESTIL; encoded by the exons ATTGAGCGGCGCATGGAGATGGTACGTGTGGTCTCCCACAACACACACAAGAGGATGGTCACGTGTCTGCAGGGCCACATTGGCACCGACGCAGAGAAGAGACAT AAAAAGCTTCCTCTGACAGCACTGTCTCAAGCCATGGTGGACGGAGGCAGTCAGCTGGGAGAGGAGTCTCTGATTGG GAAAATGATGGaggtgtgtggggaggcagaGAACAGGCTGGCGTCAGAGCTGCTGCAGCATGAGGTTCAGATAGAGAAAGACGTGCTAGACCCCCTCAACCAGCTAGCAGAG GTGGACATTCCCAACATCCTGAAACAGAGGAAGCAGCTAGCCAGGCTAGTTCTTGACTATGATTCTGCCAGAGCGAG GTGGTTGCAGGCAACCAAGTCGATAATCTCAGGAACAAACACTCAAGCACTGACGGCCAAGGCAGACCTGCTCAAAGAGGAGGTGGATGAAGCTATGAATAAAATGGAACTGTGCAAG gaTCAACTGGCTGCAGACATGTACAATTTCTTCTCAAAGGAAGGGGACTATGCCCGCTACTACGTAATG CTTTTAGAGGCCCAAGCTGATTACCATAGAAAATCTCTGACTGTCCTCGAGAGTGTCCTACCAACCATACAAGCACAGCAAG aCTCGTGGACAGAGAAGCCAGCGTTTGGGACGGGGCTGGAGGAGCATCTGAAGAGAAGCAGCAGAGAGATCGCTCTGCCCTTAGAGGCCTGCATCATGATGCTGCTGGAGACTGGCATgaaggaggag GGCCTCTTCAGGATCGCAGCAGGGACCTCAAAACTGAAGAAGCTCAAGGCTGCTCTGGACTGTTCCACCTCACAGCTGGAGGAGTTCTACTCGGACCCCCACGCTGTCGCTG GAGCCCTGAAGTCTTACCTGAGAGAACTGCCTGAACCTCTGATGAGCTTCCAGCTTTACGACGAGTGGATTCAGGCGTCTAG tgTTCCAGAGCCAGACAAGCGTCTGCAGGCCCTCTGGGTTGTGTGTGATCAATTACCAAAGAACAACAAAGCCAACCTAAG GTATCTGGTGAAGTTCCTGTCCAAGCTGGCTCAGGACAGTGAGGTCAACAAGATGACCCCTAGCAACATCGCCATTGTACTGGGACCAAACCTGCTGTGGGCCAAAACAGAGGg CACTCTAGCTGAGATGGCTGCTGCTACCTCTGTTCACGTGGTGACCATCATAGAACCCATCATACAACACGCTGACTGGTTCTTCCCTGAGG ATGTGGAGTTTAATGTATCAGGGATGTTCGCCATGCCCACTCCTCCTTCCAACCACATCAACCACTCTATGGAGTACGACTGTTCCACCATCGAGAGGAAGAGGCCTGGTAGCATGGTGGGGCCAGAGAACGATACCCTTCGCAAGGACAG ttCTGCTAACAAACTGTCGGACCATAACACCACCCCCCGTAGAGGCAGCAACATGTTAGGTAGAAAGCAGCATGTTTCACCCGCCTTCCTGTCCCCCTTACCCCCGGTGGAGTCCCCAGGGCCTGGGCAGGTCACAGGGTGTGTGGCTGAGCTCCAGGCCCCGACGGAGGGCATGGCTATGGAGGGCTGCCAGCCTAGCCTGGCACTGGGTATGGCTGCCCTGGTGGCAGCGCAGCAGCTTCTAGCTACTACTGTGGAGGGTCTCAG CAACCCAAAGCGTGACCCCACCTCCACCCAGACCCTTCATCAGAGGAACGGTTCAGGAGGGGGCCACCCGGGCACAGCCGGCCCAGCAGGAGGAGGTGGAGCAGGGGGACAGctgggagtgggaggccctgggaCCGGACCCATGGGGCCCAGTCCACACATGATGAGCAGAG GTACAAAGAAGCCAGCCCCTGCCCCTCCCAAGCTGCTCAACCCCCCTTCAGGCCAGCCCAGTAACCTCACCAACCACAACCCCTCCTCGGGCCAGTCCCTCAGCCCCTCCCCCAGACCCCTCTCTTCCTCAAGCCACTCCCCTACCTCCCCCACCCTGCCCACATCCCAGCCCTCCACCACCCCCCGCCGCCACTCCAACAACCAGCCCTCCATCCAGGCCCCCAGCCACCCACCCCCACAGCCCCCCACACCCTCACAGGTCAGCCCCCCGTCCCAACCCAGGGCCCTCAGCCATCCCACAGGAGACAACCCGGGGGCAGAATATTCTCCAACAGACACTCCCACCCCGCCTGACACACCTCCACCCTCCACCGTCCCCCAGGACATACCCAGTGCCCATCCAGCCTCCACCTTGCCCTTCCAGTCAGGCTCCCTCCCCCGACCACGCCCTGTCCCCAAACCCAGAAACAGGCCCAACATTCCTCCACCACCTCAGCCCCCCACACAGGGAAATGATACCAACGGGATCTGCAGCACAGCCTACAAAATCATGG